Part of the Anopheles coluzzii chromosome 3, AcolN3, whole genome shotgun sequence genome is shown below.
CAGTTGTGGCTGTGCTGCCGTTGTAGGAAGTTTGTTGAAAGTGGTTGCCACGGCAACGGAAATCGCACACCACGGCTCTACAGTGCGGGGAATAAAATGAATCCTCCGTACCTATGGCTAAAGGGTAAGGACTAGTATTGTGCTTCAAGAATCTTTCGAGAAGAATTCGTGAATCTCTGAATATTTAAGAATATCTTGGGATTCTCGAGAGCACCAACATTTACATTATAGATCTCACGAGTACATGTGATCTTCGGTCGAAATAAGGCCGATAGTCCCAAACTCACACTTAATTAACAGTGAAACAAGACAAGAATCACAGCAAAACCGATTCTGATATGGACTATTTCAAAATTGATTCAAACTGATGTAATGAAGTGCAATGCAGAGGCCAAAATGTCTAGTTGTAGATTCATTAATACATGTAAGAATAAAGCTTCATAAATCAGATTTCCggatttggttttgttggaaTTATTTTTGGAAATTGTATGAACTATTTCGCAAGCTTGTATTGACCCACATCGAGAGTGACGCATATGCTAATTCTCAATATGCTCTTTCGGAATCTGCCGAATTCACACACCTcctaccaacaacaacacatggTGGACTTTGTGCAAAGTCATCCTGAGTGAGAGCAAACAGATTTTTGTTTGCCACTTCCCCCAGCTCGCTCCCCCTTTTTTCATACCCTTTTCCTCCAGTCCATTGAGGAAATATAGATAGCCAAATTCGAGCGAAATGATTCATTGCCGACCATTGCCTTTTTTGGAATGGCAATGTTGTGTGGTTGAAGTATAAGGGCAGTACCTGTCGTTCGCGTTATCAGCGGCCGATGCTATCGAGCTACAGGTAGTTGTCGTAGATAGCAGCGACACCGGACTCGGATTGCGCGAGCTGCCCATCGAGCTGCCCTCCTCCGACTCGGCCACGTATCGTCCGTGGTGGTGCTGACGATTCTGCTGCGGGTGATGAATTTCATGGTGCAATTGGGTCAGCAGCTCCTCGGCCGGTGGTGCCGTCGGTGGCTGTCCCGGCACACTGTTGGTGCGTATGATGAGCTCGTTCGTGGCCGCATCCCGCACGACCGTAATCGAACCGATGCGGGGCTGTGACTGTGCCCGGCGGCCGGCTTGTCTTGGCCGCTCCTGCACCAGCATCCCGTCCAGATCGGTTTCGAGCAGTTGTGGTGGTTGGGGAGAGGAGGACAGGGAGGCAGGTGGTGCGGAAGCTACGATCTGCTCCCGTTCGGTTCGCTCTACAAACGGCACCGGCGAGGGAGGTAGCGCAACCACTAGGGACGCACCAATCGGGTCAAGTGTGGCAGGTACTTCGTCCACCGGCAGCGTGCTAATCGAGCTGAGTTCGTTAGCCTCGAGCAGCGATTCCTGGCTGGCTGTGGTGGACGGGGCCGCGGCCACGGTGTCCTGTTCGGGCAGTTCGATCAGATGCTTCTTGCGCATCGAATTCCGATGCCAGCTGCGATGGTGATGAGGTGAAGCGCTTTCGTCCCATGATGGACCGTGCCGGGGTAGCGAATTGCCGGTCGATGCTGCTTCGTGCTCTGtgggagaaacaaacaaaagaagaaaataaattaaaaaaaaaaacgttagaAAACAACCAGCGCGAAATGTAACGAACACAACCACAGTTCCCATATCTTCCACAGTACAGCAGCGTAGCTGATTGTAGTGAGCATCCAAAATGGTATAGCCTTTCCCGTTTCACTTCCCCCCTTACTGCCGGGAGCGCTGCCTTTAATCTTTTGTTCAAGTGACGCTGCCGGGTTAGTGTGAGTGAACGCGCGCAGGCGACGCGGATCGAATAAAAACGGTACAGGCCGCGCTGTTCGGCATTCATTCAGTACGCAGCGAACGAGCCGACGGAGCAGTCATTGAGAAACGCTACTGGcagtatatgtgtgtgcgtgagtcaTCACCGTTCGCGTCACTATGGAGATCAGCTTAGTAACGCTGGCCCTACTGGTTGGCCTGTGTGTGGCAGTTTACCGGTATGTTACGAAGAACTACTTTTATTTCGCCGACAAACCCATCCCGTTCATGAAACCGTCCTTCCCGTTCGGCAATGCGGGACCAATTCTGATGAAAAAAGTGACACTGTTCGAGCACTTCAAAAATCTGTACGACGCGTTCCCGAATGCAAGGTAAGTGAGTGGTCGGTCACCATCATCACATGTGTGCGGACGTTTCATCATCTTTTTCACGCACTCTGTTCCCCAATGTTTGCAGAATTCATGGCACGTTTAACATGCGCCAACCGGTGTACATCGTGCGTGATCCCGAGCTGGTGAAGCAGATCACGGTAAAGGACTTTGACTACTTCGTGGACCACATGACCACGGGCATGGAGCAGACGGaggacaacaacagcaaccatcTGCTGCTCGGCAACTCGCTCGTATCGCTGCGGGGACAAAAGTGGCGCGATATGAGGGCCACCCTCAGCCCGGCATTTACCGGCAGCAAGATGCGGCTCATGTTCGCCCTGATCGCTGACTGTGGCAAATCGATGGTGGAACACTTCCGGGAGGAAGATAAGAAGGCCCGGGCGGCCGGTGGCACCGGCTATCAGCTGGAGATGAAGGATGTCATGACGCGGTTCGCGAACGATGTGATCGGTACGGCCGCGTTCGGCATCAAGGTGGACTCGTTCCGCGATCCGACCAACGTGTTCATCACCATGGCACGGTCGGTCACGAACCAGGAGTCGCTGGTGAAGGCGCTGAAGATGATCGGCTACACGTTCGCGCCCAAGCTGATGACGCGGCTCAACATCGATTTCCTCACGCCGGAGGAGGATCAATTCTTCCGCAACACCATACTGGAGACGATGCGGACGCGCCAGGACAAGGGCATCTTCCGACCGGACATGATCGAGCTGTTGATGCAGGCGAAGAAGGGCAGTTTGAAGCACCAGCAGGCAGAGGAACCAAGAACGGACAGTGAAACCGGGGAAGGGTTTGCGACCGTCGAGGAGTCGCACGTGGGGCGGCGTGCGCACGATCGCGTCTGGACGGACACGGAGCTGATTGCGCAGGcgttcatcttcttcttcgccgGGTTCGAAACCATCTCCTGGACGATATCGTTTGCGCTGTACGAGCTAGCGGTGAATGAGGACATACAGGCCCGACTGTACGAGGAGGTGCGCGATGCGGAACAGTCGCTGGAGGAGGGGAAAACGCTCATGTACGAACAGCTGCAATCGCTGCCGTACCTGGATATGGTCGTGTCGGAAACGCTCCGACGGTGGCCCATCGCAACGGTGCTGAATCGCGAGTGCGTCCGGAACTATCAGTACGACGATGGGCAGGGGACACGGTTTACCATCGAGAAGGGAACGCTGGTCTTCATACCGGTCGTGGGCATTCATTTCGACCCGAAGTACTTCCCCGAGCCGGAGCGTTTCGATCCCGAACGGTTCAGTGCGGCCAATCGGAACAACATCCAACCGGGTACGTACCTACCGTTCGGTGCTGGACCACGCAATTGCATTGGCTCCCGGTTCGCACTGATGGAGGCAAAGGCAGCGCTCTACTATCTGCTGCTCAATTTCCGCCTCGTACCCTGCGCTAAAACGCAAATCCCGCTCAAGTTGAAAAAATCGTCCACTCAGTTCGCCACCGAGCAGGGCATCTGGTTGGAGTTCCAGTCGAGAAGCAGTTGAGTTGAGTTGGATGTGCGACCGGTTGTTGTATGTATTTTAATATCTCTAGCTTTAGTCATTTGTAATACGCGAGGCACAGTGCAAAATATAATCGTCCAATCAAGACCCGTTCAGATCCGTTGCCTCTCTTAATAGCGCTTGTCCGAAAAAAACCCGCACTGTTTGACCCTCCAAATTTGATCTCTAGTGTAGGAGGAATGATGGAAGAATACGTTTGTAACCAGAGAACGTTTTTTGGCACTTCCACGTCTCATCTCCTCagctctctctatctctcttgcAGTTATTAGATTATGCTCGTTGAAACACAATCCGTCAACCACTacaacctccccaaaaaaaagaagcaaaatatGCTGAGTCAGTGTGTATCAACCACATCACCACATCGAAAACCACCCCAAAAATACACTGCTGCTCCCATTACCTCCTGGTACACCGCATCTAGTATGTGGGGGGTAGGTAGCACACCCAGTTTGAAGGTCACATCAATACAAAccggcatgtgtgtgtgagtacgcGCGTCTAACGCTACAGGCTCCCCACATTAATAACGATGGCATAATGCGTGTCGGCGACAACTGGACGCCGTCAGTTCTGGACAACGCGTCCGGCCGAACGGACGCAAAGTCTTGACATTCTTCAACCAAGGAACCATCCATCATTGGCCAGCAGTGCCAATTCCAAAATTCCTTCCAATAATACAAGTAAGTAGAAAGTGTCTAAAAGTATAACATATGTTGCTTTCCAAGCTGTAATGTGCTGAAGTCGTAGGGTCGTATTGTGTGTATTGGGCATTCTTCCTGCTGTAAATTGTATTTGCATTCGCTTTGGTTTTGCTTCCCGCTATGTTTATCCATCAATGAGATCATCGGTTTGGTGCGAAGTGCGCGTCCAATCGACCTTTGTTTGGAGATTCATGTTTGTACGTCGCATTATGggctggtggtgtgtgtgtgtaaagctAATGTGCCGCTTTCTCGCATATGTAATTACTACAACCGCGTATAGTAAACGTGATTAGGCGGAAGTGAAGTACTACCAGTGGCACTAGAGTACGATTCTTTGCTATAAGTATCTACCCCCGCTGTAAACAAATACAGATGGCGCTCGGCAGTATAGAGAGATACACTCGGGTGGTTGGTGTTGGGTTTCAAGTGTGTAATGGAGTGTGTTCTAATCTTATCTTGCCCCCGCCAGCGTCCCGGTACGACGCAGACAAGCTGACCCGGGTTTCGGAGAGCACTCACAATCGCATTCATAAAGTGTTCTCGCACCGGCACCGACATCAGAGTTCCAGTTTTAGGTGAAGAGTCGGCAGCACGATGGCGCTCGACATGGTGACGATGGCAGCGATTGCCACGATTCTGGCCCTGCTGTACTACTACGTGCGGAACCGGTACCGCTACTTCCTGGACAAACCGTACCCCCATCTAAAGCCCACCTTCCTGCTCGGTAGTTCCGCTCCGATGATGCTGCGGCGCCGGAACATGATCCAGCACATCGAGGCACTGTACTACAGCCATCCGGATGCAAAGTAAGTGATCTTTGAGGGACaaaaagagaaggagaaaatCGGGAAAAGAAGCACCGAGCTTGGGCTAATACACGATCGTTTAACCCTATTTTACGCCAAAACAAGAGTGATCGGTGCGTACGATCTGCTCACACCGAACGTGCTGCTGCGCGATCCGGACTGTGTGAAGCAGATCGGCGTCAAGGACTTTGACTACTTCACCGACCACACCCCATTCCTGCCGAACGAGAGCGACATTGGCCAGTCGGACAACATGTTCCTCAACTCGCTGTTCATGCTGCGGGGCCAAAAGTGGCGCGATATGCGCGCAACGCTCAGCCCCGCCTTTACCGGCAGCAAGATGCGCCAGATGTTCGAGCTGATGTCGGACAGCTGCCAGGGCATGGTGGAGCATCTGCTGAAGGAGGCGCGGGAGGACGAGTCGAAGCAGGCGCACGAGATGAAGGACATCTTTTCGCGCTTCGCGAACGATGTGATCGCGTCGATCGCGTTCGGCATACGGGTGAACTCGTTCGCCGACCGGGAGAACGATTTCTACACCCGCGGCAAGAAGCTGCTGGATTTCAGCTCGTTCTGGCCGACGATTCGCTTCATGCTGTTCATGATGGTGCCCCGCGTCATGCTGAAGCTCGACATTGAGCTGATGGACAAGGAGATGTGCCGGCACTTTCACGCCATGATACTGGACAACATGAAGGTGCGCGAGGAGAAGGGCATCGTGCGGAACGACATGATCAACATACTGATGCAGGTGAAGCGGGGTGCGCTGAGCCACCGGGAGGACGAACCGGACGTGAAGGATGCCGGGTTTGCGACGGTGCACGAGTCGGCCGTCGGCAAGAAGGCCATCACGCGCGAATGGACCGAAAAGGAGCTGGTGGCGCAGTGTTTCCTGTTCTTCCTGGCCGGGTTCGATACGGTTTCGACCGCGCTCGGCTTCCTGATGTACGAGCTGATGCGCAACCGGGAGGTGCAGGAGCGGCTGTACGAAGAGATCGCCGAGATTGACCAGCGGCTCGATGGGAAACCGCTGACGTACGATGCGGTCCAGGGTATGCGCTACATGGACATGGTCGTGTCGGAGTCGCTGCGCCTGTGGCCGCCGGCCCCGATGGTTGATCGGTACTGCAACCGGGACTACACGTTCGACGATGGCGAGGGACTGCGGTTCAAGATCGAAAAGGGTGTCACGGTGATGGTACCGGTAGCGGGTCTACATTCCGACCCGAAGTACTTCCCCGATCCGAAGCGGTTCGATCCGGAGCGGTTCAGCGAGGAAAACCGGCACAAAATCAACCCGGGAGCGTATCTGCCGTTTGGCGTAGGACCACGCAACTGTATCGGATCACGCTTTGCGTTGATGGAGGTTAAGTCCATCATTTACTATCTGCTGAAAAGCTTCACGTTCGAGCGGTGCGAACAGACGCAGGTGCCGCTGCGGCTCAAGAACAGTCCGGTGGTGCTGGCCGCCGAAAAAGGCATCTGGATTCGGTTCAAGCCCCGTGAGGTTGCCAAATAAGGGACGAAAAAAGCGGCCAGTGTACGAGCGAAAAAGCGTTACCAATAAACCACGTTATCACAAGAAGCGCATTATCAGTTGTTCTTTTATGTTGGGAAGGAATTTCATGTTTCCCTTGTGCTTTATTGCACAGTCAGGTTGACCCAGGGCATTGAATATTTAAAAGTAAACCGCAAAGCCTTAACAGGGGGTAAGCTTATCAGTTTTTATCGCTTCAACCTCATTTAAACTGGTTGATAGTAAAATGGCACTCGGCGAGGCTTTGCCTTCAGTTCAGGAAATAGGACCTAAGCTTATCTGAGGTTTCTGTTAAAAAAAGGACAACATCCAACAATTCATTATCTTCCACTGTCAAATTGTCTTGTTAAATGTCGAGTCACACTGTAAACTAAATCAACTGCtcagacccacacacacacacctacgcTTGATTGTCGTTGGATGACTTTGAAGAAGTTTAGAGTTTGACGAGTGAAGCGTCTCTCTGTGCGGGTTATTAATGACAACCAGGCGTGGGAAGTGTATGTGTACGTGGAAAGGGAAATTTGAGGTGTGTACGTCTATCGGTAGCAGTAATTGATTGAACTCCCTGAACTGGGTGTAGTCATCGGCGTACGATAAGATATGGCGTTATTAACCCACGAGGCGTTACGCGCGAGAACGATTGAGGCGAGGCACGCGCTCGCCCGGAGATGgtttaattattcattttgCGTTTAATTTGCAACCATTGTCGGTAGCCGGTAGATGCGGTTGTATGTATGTGCGGACTCATCTCACTCATCTCAGA
Proteins encoded:
- the LOC120956582 gene encoding cytochrome P450 9e2-like; protein product: MEISLVTLALLVGLCVAVYRYVTKNYFYFADKPIPFMKPSFPFGNAGPILMKKVTLFEHFKNLYDAFPNARIHGTFNMRQPVYIVRDPELVKQITVKDFDYFVDHMTTGMEQTEDNNSNHLLLGNSLVSLRGQKWRDMRATLSPAFTGSKMRLMFALIADCGKSMVEHFREEDKKARAAGGTGYQLEMKDVMTRFANDVIGTAAFGIKVDSFRDPTNVFITMARSVTNQESLVKALKMIGYTFAPKLMTRLNIDFLTPEEDQFFRNTILETMRTRQDKGIFRPDMIELLMQAKKGSLKHQQAEEPRTDSETGEGFATVEESHVGRRAHDRVWTDTELIAQAFIFFFAGFETISWTISFALYELAVNEDIQARLYEEVRDAEQSLEEGKTLMYEQLQSLPYLDMVVSETLRRWPIATVLNRECVRNYQYDDGQGTRFTIEKGTLVFIPVVGIHFDPKYFPEPERFDPERFSAANRNNIQPGTYLPFGAGPRNCIGSRFALMEAKAALYYLLLNFRLVPCAKTQIPLKLKKSSTQFATEQGIWLEFQSRSS
- the LOC120956584 gene encoding probable cytochrome P450 9f2 isoform X1, which codes for MALDMVTMAAIATILALLYYYVRNRYRYFLDKPYPHLKPTFLLGSSAPMMLRRRNMIQHIEALYYSHPDAKVIGAYDLLTPNVLLRDPDCVKQIGVKDFDYFTDHTPFLPNESDIGQSDNMFLNSLFMLRGQKWRDMRATLSPAFTGSKMRQMFELMSDSCQGMVEHLLKEAREDESKQAHEMKDIFSRFANDVIASIAFGIRVNSFADRENDFYTRGKKLLDFSSFWPTIRFMLFMMVPRVMLKLDIELMDKEMCRHFHAMILDNMKVREEKGIVRNDMINILMQVKRGALSHREDEPDVKDAGFATVHESAVGKKAITREWTEKELVAQCFLFFLAGFDTVSTALGFLMYELMRNREVQERLYEEIAEIDQRLDGKPLTYDAVQGMRYMDMVVSESLRLWPPAPMVDRYCNRDYTFDDGEGLRFKIEKGVTVMVPVAGLHSDPKYFPDPKRFDPERFSEENRHKINPGAYLPFGVGPRNCIGSRFALMEVKSIIYYLLKSFTFERCEQTQVPLRLKNSPVVLAAEKGIWIRFKPREVAK